One Nocardioides oleivorans DNA segment encodes these proteins:
- a CDS encoding AAA family ATPase produces MTSILETDPAQRAILQAMLHGSTAVGALDDLYSHIQGAPEEFAVVVGPGITTEEATGFAQWARVNRPDLGVILLRDTVDAGALSLALRSGMREVVQSKDLAGITTAVQRARSVASAIGQTMQGEAQAAAAQVKASMIAEAEAERAAAEAPQGKVFTVFSTKGGVGKSLVAVNTAVALADHGHRVCLVDLDVNSGDVALMLQLTPTRNVNDLVGFRGGIDEGAIESLLTQHSDRLSVVAAPVHLDSPDQASGEEIGQLLDGLRAMFEFIVIDTSGVFDDQALAALDRSDSIILVGTLDIPALKGVKLATSTLDLLNFSRDLWSFVLNRADAKVGLTPAEFESTLGLKADATLVSSREVLAAVNRGEPLVNAYPGNANSKALVAFAASLASTHAVSAPGTKPGRKPSRLRLRKS; encoded by the coding sequence ATGACCTCCATCCTCGAGACAGACCCCGCGCAGCGCGCGATCCTCCAGGCGATGCTCCACGGCTCGACGGCCGTGGGCGCGCTCGACGACCTGTACTCCCACATCCAGGGCGCACCTGAGGAGTTCGCCGTCGTCGTCGGCCCCGGCATCACGACCGAGGAGGCGACCGGCTTCGCCCAGTGGGCCCGGGTCAACCGGCCCGACCTCGGCGTCATCCTGCTGCGCGACACCGTCGACGCCGGTGCCCTGTCCCTCGCGCTGCGCAGCGGCATGCGCGAGGTGGTCCAGAGCAAGGACCTGGCGGGCATCACCACCGCGGTCCAGCGGGCCCGCTCGGTCGCCAGCGCCATCGGCCAGACCATGCAGGGCGAGGCCCAGGCAGCCGCCGCCCAGGTGAAGGCGTCCATGATCGCCGAGGCCGAGGCCGAGCGCGCCGCCGCCGAGGCACCCCAGGGCAAGGTCTTCACCGTCTTCTCCACCAAGGGTGGCGTCGGCAAGAGCCTCGTCGCCGTCAACACCGCCGTCGCCCTCGCCGACCACGGGCACCGGGTGTGCCTGGTCGACCTCGACGTCAACAGTGGCGACGTGGCGCTCATGCTGCAGCTGACGCCCACCCGCAACGTCAACGACCTGGTCGGCTTCCGCGGGGGCATCGACGAGGGTGCGATCGAGTCGCTGCTGACGCAGCACTCCGACCGGCTCTCGGTGGTCGCCGCACCCGTCCACCTGGACTCCCCCGACCAGGCCTCCGGCGAGGAGATCGGTCAGCTCCTCGACGGCCTGCGCGCCATGTTCGAGTTCATCGTGATCGACACCTCGGGCGTCTTCGACGACCAGGCGCTCGCGGCGCTCGACCGCTCCGACAGCATCATCCTGGTCGGCACGCTCGACATCCCGGCGCTCAAGGGCGTCAAGCTCGCCACCAGCACGCTGGACCTCCTCAACTTCAGCCGCGACCTGTGGTCGTTCGTCCTCAACCGCGCCGACGCCAAGGTCGGCCTCACGCCCGCCGAGTTCGAGTCCACCCTCGGCCTGAAGGCCGACGCCACGCTCGTGTCGAGCCGCGAGGTGCTGGCCGCCGTCAACCGCGGCGAGCCCCTCGTCAACGCCTATCCCGGCAACGCGAACAGCAAGGCCCTCGTGGCCTTCGCCGCCAGCCTGGCCTCGACACACGCCGTGTCGGCGCCGGGCACCAAGCCCGGGCGCAAGCCCAGCCGTCTCCGCCTGAGGAAGAGCTGA
- the cpaB gene encoding Flp pilus assembly protein CpaB: MARRSVLLAVAIITALVGTLLIVMYVQGIDNRATEGQELVEVLVAKEVVNAGEPVADAESAGKFEKAQVRREDLVPGALSSSTSVTGLVATGNIYPGEQLIADKFGTVGDTESLVIPDDKLAMSVELTDPERVAGFVNPGSEVAIFVTVSTPSQYTRVLLTRVTVIGVGTTTSTSRTVTDETGAETTEAIPKTILTLALNQKESEKLIWGDRFGDLNFALLSDKTRVVDEKGTDISMAVPGAPAPAVG, from the coding sequence ATGGCACGTCGTTCCGTACTCCTGGCCGTGGCCATCATCACGGCCCTGGTCGGCACCCTGCTCATCGTCATGTACGTCCAGGGCATCGACAACCGCGCCACCGAGGGCCAGGAGCTCGTCGAGGTGCTCGTCGCCAAGGAGGTCGTCAACGCCGGCGAGCCCGTCGCCGACGCCGAGTCCGCAGGCAAGTTCGAGAAGGCCCAGGTCCGCCGCGAGGACCTGGTCCCCGGTGCACTGTCCTCCTCGACCAGCGTCACCGGCCTGGTCGCCACCGGCAACATCTACCCCGGCGAGCAGCTGATCGCCGACAAGTTCGGCACGGTCGGCGACACCGAGAGCCTGGTCATCCCGGACGACAAGCTCGCGATGTCGGTGGAGCTCACCGACCCCGAGCGCGTCGCCGGCTTCGTGAACCCCGGCTCCGAGGTCGCGATCTTCGTGACCGTCTCCACCCCCTCCCAGTACACCCGGGTCCTGCTGACCCGCGTCACGGTGATCGGCGTGGGCACGACCACGTCGACGTCCCGAACGGTGACCGACGAGACCGGGGCCGAGACGACCGAGGCGATCCCGAAGACGATCCTCACCCTGGCGCTGAACCAGAAGGAGTCAGAGAAGCTCATCTGGGGCGACCGCTTCGGAGACCTCAACTTCGCGCTCCTCAGCGACAAGACCAGGGTCGTCGACGAGAAGGGCACCGACATCTCGATGGCCGTCCCCGGCGCGCCTGCTCCCGCGGTGGGCTGA